From the genome of Enoplosus armatus isolate fEnoArm2 chromosome 21, fEnoArm2.hap1, whole genome shotgun sequence, one region includes:
- the nanog gene encoding homeobox protein NANOG gives MADWKSQISYNYNPSYHAYAYGLVYQPGPEQNQANLSSWGEAGVTDLSNYNAGVTQAYYTTTARAREESPPRSPEQHAVNGHCHYQGSGVVYLGDTQAGRLLLAGPHRAAYDARAHEARRAGSDSTSDSESHTSPDSWSSGSSREGSLPQADPATWAKKDLEDEASTRSPDASDDVSISLMEEPRTFAVTGNESTNNTTSLHVPLTAPKKPSTTAGNPKGKVRAAFSESQMNALVQRFSVQRYLTPAEMKNLAELTGLTYKQVKTWFQNRRMKLRRHQKDTSWVSERYTTNKDSPVRGAVFTNIPSHIPPYQGEAPPQLKEHYNQHMMEAAFKKTSPQNLAFYLAAMGSAAGSAGYPSWSSGSPQTVVPTRPQAAGWSMPPGVSHYEYNPSAFNSASATSANNTGPDTSFESKDGEPVNSRSSFKHSHNT, from the exons ATGGCAGACTGGAAGTCGCAGATAAGTTACAACTACAACCCCTCTTACCACGCCTACGCCTACGGCCTCGTGTACCAACCCGGGCCCGAGCAAAACCAGGCGAACCTGAGCAGCTGGGGCGAAGCTGGAGTCACGGATTTGAGCAACTACAATGCCGGGGTGACACAGGCCTACTACACCACCACCGCTAGGGCCCGGGAAGAGTCCCCACCTCGCAGTCCGGAGCAGCATGCCGTGAACGGCCATTGTCACTATCAGGGCTCCGGGGTTGTATACCTCGGTGATACCCAGGCAGGCCGTCTGCTCCTGGCCGGACCACACCGGGCGGCCTACGACGCACGGGCACATGAGGCCAGGCGGGCCGGGAGCGATTCAACCAGTGACTCGGAGTCGCACACCTCACCAG ATTCATGGAGTTCTGGTAGCAGCAGAGAAGGAAGTCTCCCCCAGGCCGACCCTGCTACCTGGGCGAAGAAAGATCTTGAGGATGAGGCAAGCACCAGGAGCCCTGATGCCAGCGACGATGTTTCCATCTCTCTCATGGAGGAGCCAAGGACCTTTGCTGTCACAGGGAACGAGAGTACCAATAACACTACTTCTCTACATGTACCCTTAACTGCCCCAAAGAAGCCAAGCACTACTGCTGGAAACCCTAAAGGAAAGGTCCGGGCAGCCTTCTCAGAGAGTCAGATGAATGCTCTTGTCCAGCGCTTCAGTGTGCAGAGGTACCTCACCCCAGCTGAAATGAAGAACCTGGCAGAACTGACAGGGCTGACCTACAAACAG GTCAAGACTTGGTTTCAGAACAGAAGGATGAAGCTAAGGAGGCACCAGAAAGACACCAGCTGGGTGTCTGAGCGCTACACCACCAACAAAGACAGCCCTGTCCGTGGAGCTGTCTTCACCAACATTCCCTCACATATCCCACCT TATCAGGGAGAGGCCCCACCCCAGCTCAAGGAGCATTACAACCAGCACATGATGGAGGCAGCCTTCAAGAAGACCTCTCCACAGAACCTGGCCTTCTATCTGGCTGCTATGGGCTCTGCTGCTGGATCTGCTGGCTACCCCTCCTGGTCCTCTGGCTCACCTCAGACTGTAGTGCCCACCAGGCCCCAGGCGGCTGGCTGGTCCATGCCCCCAGGCGTCAGCCATTATGAATACAACCCTAGTGCATTCAACTCAGCCAGTGCTACCTCTGCAAATAACACAGGGCCCGACACAAGCTTTGAAAGCAAAGATGGGGAGCCTGTCAACAGCCGCAGCTCGTTCAAACACAGCCATAATACATAA
- the tm9sf1 gene encoding transmembrane 9 superfamily member 1 translates to MQCGIGHLPGGCQRTMGLHCVLILCLFSGWAVGYKQGDNVTLYVNKVGPYHNPQETYHYYTLPVCSPEKVHHKSLSLGEVLDGDRMAESLYHIRFRENVEKKTLCKLTLSEKQVDQLREAIEELFYFEFVLDDIPIWGFVGYIEESGFLPHSHKVGLWTHLDFNIEFNGDSVIFANVSVKDVKPVPLEEGAGAVVGGVGVGGGSLMVTHTYSVHWFESPLPHARRAERLRDYSFFPKTLEIHWLSIINSLVLVVLLLGFVIIILMRVLKNDFARYNVEEEGGCDDLDQGDNGWKIIHTDVFRFPPYKSLLCAVLGVGAQFLTLATGIILMALLGMFNVHRHGAINSAAIVLYALTSCVSGYVSCSFYTQINGQRWVWNIILTSSLFSAPLFLTWSVVNSIHWWSGSTQALPATTVLLLLGAWVLVGFPLTVIGGIVGKNRAGSFQAPCRTRNIARQIPTQPWYKHTAVHMAIGGFLPFSAISVELYYIFATVWGREHYTLYGILLCVFAILLSVGACISVALTYFLLSGEDYRWWWRSVLSTGSTGLFIFVYSVFYYRNRSSMSGLVQSTEFFGYSLLTALVFSLMLGSVSFWASLAFIRYIYRSLKMD, encoded by the exons ATGCAGTGTGGAATAGGACACCTGCCAGGTGGCTGCCAGAGGACGATGGGCCTGCACTGCGTCTTGATCCTGTGCTTGTTCTCAGGCTGGGCAGTGGGCTACAAGCAGGGGGACAACGTGACTCTCTATGTCAACAAAGTGGGCCCTTATCATAACCCCCAGGAGACATATCACTACTACACCCTGCCGGTTTGCAGCCCAGAGAAG GTGCATCACAAGTCCCTGAGTCTGGGAGAAGTGTTGGATGGCGACAGGATGGCAGAGTCGTTATATCACATCCGATTCAGAGAGAATGTGGAGAAAAAGACTCTCTGCAAGCTCACTCTTTCAGAGAAACAG GTGGACCAGCTTCGTGAGGCCATCGAGGAGCTGTTCTACTTTGAATTCGTCCTGGATGACATTCCAATCTGGGGATTTGTGGGATACATAGAGGAGAGTGGCTTCCTACCTCACAGTCACAAG GTGGGTTTGTGGACTCACCTAGACTTCAACATCGAGTTCAATGGCGACTCAGTGATCTTCGCCAATGTCTCAGTTAAAGACGTCAAGCCTGTTCCCCTGGAGGAGGGGGCGGGTGCGGTGGTGGGTGGGGTCGGGGTGGGCGGAGGCAGCCTGATGGTCACTCACACCTACAGCGTGCACTGGTTCGAATCTCCCCTTCCTCACGCCCGGAGAGCCGAGCGCCTCCGAGACTACTCGTTCTTCCCCAAAACGCTGGAGATCCACTGGCTGTCCATCATTAACTCActggtgctggtggtgctgctgctgggcttcgtcatcatcatcctcatgcGGGTCCTTAAGAATGACTTTGCCAG GTAcaatgtggaggaggagggtggctGTGATGATCTGGACCAGGGAGACAACGGCTGGAAGATCATACACACGGACGTCTTCAGGTTTCCCCCTTACAAAAGCCTGCTGTGTGCCGTGCTGGGGGTGGGGGCTCAGTTCCTTACCCTTGCCACAG GAATCATCCTCATGGCATTGCTGGGAATGTTCAACGTGCACCGCCATGGCGCCATCAACTCCGCAGCTATCGTCCTGTACGCTCTGACCAGCTGTGTGTCGGGCTACGTGTCATGCAGCTTCTACACGCAGATCAACGGCCAGCGCTGGGTGTGGAACATCATCCTCACCTCGTCGCTCTTCTCCG CTCCTCTGTTCCTCACATGGAGTGTAGTGAACTCGATCCACTGGTGGAGCGGCTCCACTCAGGCTCTGCCGGCCACCACCGTGCTCCTCCTGCTGGGCGCCTGGGTGCTGGTGGGCTTCCCGCTCACCGTCATCGGCGGTATTGTGGGAAAGAACCGAGCTGGCAGCTTCCAAGCGCCCTGCCGCACTCGCAACATCGCCCGGCAGATCCCTACACAGCCCTGGTACAAGCACACGGCGGTACACATGGCCATCGGTGGCTTCCTGCCATTCAG TGCCATCTCAGTGGAGCTGTACTACATCTTTGCCACCGTCTGGGGTAGAGAGCACTATACCCTCTATGGCATCCTGCTGTGTGTCTTCGCCATCCTCCTCTCAGTGGGTGCCTGCATCTCTGTGGCGCTCACCTACTTCCTGCTGTCTGGCGAGGACTACCGGTGGTGGTGGCGGAGCGTACTTAGCACTGGCTCCACCGGCCTCTTCATTTTCGTCTACTCTGTTTTCTACTACCGGAACCGATCCTCTATGAGCGGCCTGGTGCAGAGCACTGAGTTCTTTGGTTACTCTCTGCTCACGGCGCTGGTCTTTTCACTAATGCTGGGCAGTGTGTCATTCTGGGCCTCACTGGCGTTTATTCGCTATATCTACCGTAGCCTCAAGATGGACTAG
- the fen1 gene encoding flap endonuclease 1, with product MGIHGLAKLIADQAPGAIKEQEIKNYFGRKIAVDASMCIYQFLIAVRQDGNVLQNEDGETTSHLMGMFYRTIRMLEHGIKPVYVFDGKPPQLKSAELEKRGERRAEAEKLLAQAQEMGEQENIDKFSKRLVKVTRQHNDECKKLLTLMGVPYIEAPCEAEASCAALVKAGKVFATATEDMDGLTFGTNVLLRHLTASEAKKLPIQEFHFSRILQDIGMTNEQFIDLCILLGCDYCATIKGIGPKRAIDLIRQHGCIEEILENIDPSKHPAPEDWLYKEARGLFLKPEVVDCSTVDLKWSEPDEEGLIQFMCNEKQFSEDRIRNGCKKIMKSRQGSTQGRLDSFFTVTGSLSSKRKEPEIKGSAKKKQKTGATPGKFRKGK from the exons ATGGGAATACACGGACTTGCTAAGCTGATTGCTGACCAGGCCCCTGGTGCCATCAAAGAGCAAGAAATCAAGAACTACTTTG GCAGGAAAATTGCTGTAGATGCCTCCATGTGTATCTACCAGTTCCTGATTGCTGTGCGACAGGACGGTAACGTTCTGCAGAACGAGGATGGAGAGACAACGAG ccACCTGATGGGAATGTTCTACCGGACAATCCGCATGCTGGAACACGGCATCAAACCTGTGTACGTGTTTGACGGCAAGCCCCCACAGCTCAAGTCAGCAGAA ctggagaagagaggggagaggagggcagaAGCTGAGAAGCTGCTTGCTCAAGCCCAGGAAATGG GGGAACAAGAGAATATTGACAAATTCTCCAAGCGTCTGGTAAAAGTCACCAGGCAACACAATGATGAGTGCAAGAAGCTGCTGACCCTGATGGGAGTGCCTTACATTGAG GCTCCATGTGAGGCAGAGGCCAGCTGTGCTGCTCTGGTTAAAGCAGGGAAGGTCTTTGCCACAGCAACGGAGGACATGGATGGGCTGACCTTTGGGACAAATGTCCTGCTCAGACACCTCACCGCCAGTGAAGCAAA gAAACTTCCTATCCAAGAGTTCCACTTCAGTCGCATCCTGCAGGACATCGGCATGACCAATGAACAG TTCATAGACCTGTGTATTCTGCTGGGCTGCGACTACTGCGCCACCATCAAGGGGATTGGCCCCAAGAGAGCCATCGACCTGATCAGACAGCATGGCTGTATTGAGGAGATCCTAGAAAACATTGACCCCAGC AAGCACCCTGCTCCAGAGGACTGGCTGTACAAAGAGGCCAGgggtttgtttttaaagccagAAGTGGTGGATTGTTCCACAGTGGATTTGAAGTGGAGTGAGCCCGATGAGGAGGGACTGATCCAGTTCATGTGCAACGAGAAACAGTTCAG tgaGGACAGGATCCGTAACGGCTGTAAGAAGATAATGAAGAGCCGACAGGGCAGCACGCAGGGACGACTGGATTCTTTCTTCACCGTCACTGGATCTCTGTCCTCCAAACGGAAG GAACCCGAGATCAAAGGATCAGCgaaaaagaagcagaagacTGGAGCCACGCCGGGGAAATTTAGGAAGGGAAAATAG
- the LOC139304279 gene encoding sialoadhesin-like: MSVIAVLDVNMVTANMLLSVFFLSGALADCPEMALLFITTPEKMEALSGSCLQIPCSFGAGPNQEFVSSRETFGVWIKKSPIFGRSPENVIFNSSGTVKSYPMNITGNLSEKNCTTLFSSLIPNYTNTYYFRIINRPFRATAVCDPVQIKVTDSPRSPTIEISGDLKEEESVTITCSALTPCPHSPPQLTWNLQQDTNKIEENADRTFTTNIQATITLSDQHDGYSITCSARYPVNEGKAFKTAEERKTQYAPKDTSASISPSGLVSAGSWVNLTCSSRAKPPVSRFSWFRISKDGPVTVSEGDFYSFNVTEGGVYYCVATNDLGNQTSPEIQLNIKVVISPTGPVSVGSVVNLTCSCRRSLPVLHFIWLMVSDGRLERIRVDTQVYGFKVTNSDRGRLYYCGCRTDLDIQLSTGHQLIFEGGQLVGVEVIVKTLGVIMLVSTLVIFECWFRSKRSTEPVKDSVDPDYVNTVTQSS, translated from the exons ATGAGTGTCATTGCAGTCCTGGATGTGAATATGGTGACAGCCAACATGTTGCTGAgtgtcttctttctctcag GTGCTTTGGCTGATTGTCCTGAGATGGCATTGCTCTTCATAACTACACCAGAGAAGATGGAAGCACTGAGTGGATCCTGTCTGCAAATCCCATGTAGCTTTGGTGCTGGACCAAACCAAGagtttgtcagcagcagagaaacctTCGGAGTGTGGATTAAAAAATCCCCCATTTTTGGCCGAAGTCCAGAGAATGTGATTTTCAACAGTAGTGGCACAGTCAAAAGCTATCCAATGAATATTACTGGGAACCTGAGTGAGAAAAACTGCACCACCTTATTTTCTAGTTTAATCCCAAATTATACCAACACATACTACTTCAGAATCATAAACCGGCCATTCAGGGCAACAGCTGTTTGTGATCCTGTTCAAATAAAGGTTACAG ATTCTCCTCGGAGCCCCACAATTGAGATCTCAGGTgatctgaaggaggaggagtctgTCACTATAACCTGCTCAGCTCTCACTCCCTGTCCACACTCCCCTCCTCAACTCACCTGGAATCTCcaacaagacacaaacaaaatagaGGAAAACGCAGATCGAACCTTTACGACTAACATCCAGGCGACCATCACTCTGTCAGACCAACATGATGGATACAGCATCACCTGTTCTGCCAGATATCCTGTGAATGAAGGAAAAGCTTtcaagacagcagaggagagaaagactcAGT ATGCTCCCAAAGACACCTCAGCGTCCATCAGTCCATCAGGTTTGGTGTCAGCAGGTAGCTGGGTGAACCTGACCTGCTCCAGCAGAGCCAAGCCTCCCGTCAGCCGCTTTAGCTGGTTCAGGATCAGCAAAGATGGACCCGTGACTGTATCTGAAGGAGACTTTTACAGCTTCAATGTGACAGAAGGAGGAGTTTATTACTGTGTGGCCACAAATGATCTTGGTAATCAGACGTCACCAGAGATCCAGCTGAATATTAAAG tggtcATCAGTCCCACTGGTCCAGTGTCAGTTGGCAGCGTGGTGAACCTGACTTGCTCCTGCAGAAGAAGCCTTCCTGTTCTCCACTTTATCTGGCTCATGGTCAGTGATGGCAGACTGGAACGGATCAGAGTCGATACACAGGTTTATGGATTTAAAGTGACCAACAGCGATCGAGGCAGGTTGTACTATTGTGGATGCAGAACTGATCTGGACATTCAACTATCAACAGGACATCAGCTGATATTTGAAG GTGGTCAACTGGTTGGCGTCGAAGTTATAGTGAAGACCCTGGGAGTCATAATGCTCGTCAGTACGTTGGTCATCTTTGAGTG CTGGTTTCGATCAAAACGCTCCACCGAACCAGTGAAG GACTCAGTGGACCCAGACTATGTCAACACAGTTACACAGTCATCATGA
- the LOC139304640 gene encoding sialoadhesin-like — protein sequence MVTNNMLLSVLFVSGALAVCPKPADLFIMAPRKMEALSGSCLQIPCNFSAKSEQEFDSGRETVGVWIKNDSRFGQDENNVIFNSRRTTNAYPMRITGNLTHKNCTTLFSNLLPSYTDTYFFRIENKPFMATASCDPLQITVKDSPRSPTIEISGDLKEEESVTITCSALTPCPHSPPQLTWNLQQDTNKIEEDADRTFTTKIQATITLSDQHDGYSITCSARYPVNEGKAFKTAEERKTLSVSYAPKDTSASISPSGLVSAGSWVNLTCSSRAKPPVSRFSWFRISKDGPVTVSEGGFYSLKVTNVTDGGVYYCVATNDLGKHTSSEIHLTIEGAKQPDSSPPWGPVVGGITGIISPPAEEPATEKEDIHYGEIDFSKRRLELSSDPVQDSGQQQDTLYAQVKMSKTPNSLIQTADGPEDLYAQVKKQ from the exons atgGTGACAAACAACATGTTACTGAGTGTCCTCTTTGTTTCAG GTGCTTTGGCAGTTTGTCCTAAGCCAGCAGACCTCTTCATTATGGCACCCCGGAAGATGGAAGCACTGAGTGGATCTTGTCTGCAAATTCCGTGTAACTTTAGTGCTAAATCAGAACAAGAGTTTGACAGCGGAAGAGAAACTGTTGGAGTGTGGATTAAAAATGACTCCAGATTTGGCCaagatgaaaacaatgtgatttTCAACAGTAGGAGGACAACTAACGCCTATCCAATGAGGATTACCGGAAACCTGACACATAAAAACTGTACCACTCTGTTTTCCAATCTACTCCCAAGTTATACAGACACATACTTCTTCAGAATTGAGAACAAACCATTCATGGCAACAGCATCTTGTGATCCTCTTCAAATAACAGTTAAAG ATTCTCCTCGGAGCCCCACAATTGAGATCTCAGGTgatctgaaggaggaggagtctgTCACTATAACCTGCTCAGCTCTCACTCCCTGTCCACACTCCCCTCCTCAACTCACCTGGAATCTCcaacaagacacaaacaaaatagaGGAAGACGCAGATCGAACCTTTACGACTAAAATCCAGGCGACCATCACTCTGTCAGACCAACATGATGGATACAGCATCACCTGTTCTGCCAGATATCCTGTGAATGAAGGAAAAGCTTtcaagacagcagaggagagaaagactcTCAGTGTTTCAT ATGCTCCCAAAGACACCTCAGCGTCCATCAGTCCATCAGGTTTGGTGTCAGCAGGTAGCTGGGTGAACCTGACCTGCTCCAGCAGAGCCAAGCCTCCCGTCAGCCGCTTCAGCTGGTTCAGGATCAGCAAAGATGGACCCGTGACTGTATCTGAAGGAGGCTTTTACAGCCTCAAGGTTACCAATGTCACTGATGGAGGAGTTTATTACTGTGTGGCCACAAATGATCTTGGTAAACACACATCATCAGAGATCCATCTGACTATTGAAG gAGCAAAACAGCCTGATAGCTCTCCACCATGGGGGCCAGTTGTTGGAGGGATCACTGGGATCATT AGCCCACCAGCTGAAGAaccagcaacagaaaaagaagacatcCATTATGGAGAAATCGACTTCTCAAAGCGAAGACTTGAACTGTCCTCTGACCCAGTGCAGGACAGTGGACAGCAACAAGACACGCTATATGcacaggtcaaaatgtccaaGACACCAAACAGCTTAATACAGACTGCTGACGGCCCGGAGGATCTCTACGCTCAAGTGAAGAAACAATGA